The Theileria parva strain Muguga chromosome 1, complete sequence, whole genome shotgun sequence DNA window aatgagtttaaaataaattatttaagaAATGGAGAAGGTTTAGACGAAAAAATGGTGGATCTAAGGGAAAGTGTAGTGGTAACTAGTGGAAATCAGTAAACATTTAACacaaaaaatatttataaaattataaataagcttattaattaaattatggaTAAAAAATAGCTAAATTAAgcataaaatatattagaATATGGTAGAATATAGTTAACATAGAATGAGTTGAAATTATTCGTGTTTATAGTTGTGAATGTAATTTGAAAGAATGGAATCCTCAGCTTCTGAGTCACTGCTTTCCATAAACCCCCAAATAAGCTTCTGGTTATTAAAGGGAGGTTTAATATATTCctcaaaattatttaaaactaTATTGGGATCTTTTTGcaatttattatagtattcGAGaacattttcattattatccCTTTTCTCCTGTAAGTACTTTATCAGGGCTATTCTGTGTAAGGTCGTGTTCCCTAATAAATTGTACTTGAAACCGAACTTATTTTCCATATGCTCATAAACCTCAACAGCATCAGTTGATTTAAAATCGTCGAATAAACTATAAGCTAATTCCCCTGAATTGTCTTTAAAATCCTCAGACTCGTCAGAATCTTCAGAAATATCCTCGGAATTCATTTTTGTTTCCCTCAAATTGAGTTAAATTCTTCAACAAAGTGTGTAATTCAATGTGTGAAAGTGAAACTGCTAAATTGGGCATAAATTAGGAgaaaatagtttaaataacactaaaaattaaaaataatttaatattgtacattttaacatttgtaaagtttaaattaaaataacggtgtttgaaaaaaataacgAGATTCTAAACATGTTTgaagttttaaaaaattaaatactttaaacattttaaatgcAATGTAATAGAGGTGGAAAGATCAATAAAAATAGtcattttttagatttgagCAGGGTTTTTTGTTTGAAATGGGGATCTGAAAAGTTTTAGCTGATCATGTAAAAGCATAGTATGTTTTTTACTGATTTAAACTGCTTTCAAGCCTTTAAATTGTTGTAAATTTCGGTATTCAATTACCTTACAAATCATCGTAGCCCTTATTTTCCAACAACTTGAATTTTTGCAACTCGTCACTCTGTTGCAAAAATTCTctatttttaaactaattttaccatttttcaatgattattatcaaattttaataacacatatcatattttaaagaagTAGGATAATTTCGATTGTTTTAAAGAACATAATGAATCATTTATATTCAGTTGCTCTGGAAGGAACCGAAGAAGAAGGTAATGTTTATACTCAAACTctttctaattttaatgtttatcTAACGATTGATAGATTTAgtattttctaattttttattaaaccGCTAATTGTCCATTTATCCACcagttattttaaattctgtTGATTTGATATTAAACTGATAAATACCCTAGGATATACGCCAGTGTATCGTAATCCGGATTATAAAGACAGATTACTATCCTGTGAAGACTATTTCGATGGTAAAATACAAACGGGGTAATTGTTTATTCAGATATTTAGTGATATAAAACAACAATTCATCTATGATCTTTGATAGATGGGACATTTTTAACAGAGGACTAACTTTGAGCCGTAATAAACCCTTCCTAGGAAGTCGAGTGAAGAACGCTGATGGTACTTTTGGAGAGTTTAAGTTCATGACTTATGGGGAGGTGGAGGACCAGATTAAGCACTTTGGTAGCGGGCTTTTGAACTTGGACAAGTTCAAGGAAGTGTTCGTTAAGGAGGAGAACCAAATGGTTAAAATGCTTGGAATTTACTCACAAAACACCGTTGAATGGCTCATAACAGAACAAGTCTGCAACGGCTACAACCTGACCCTGGTGCCACTTTATGATACCCTGGGAGAAGAATCACTcttatacattattaacgTTACAAGTAagtgttatttaaaatatttttatcacaTTTACTATAATGCTAAATAGTattgaatatttaaatactgttgtacaatattattgtttGTAGAATTGAATGTAATTGTGTGTGATTACAAGTGTTCTTTGAAGTTGCTTGACTTGTTACCAAAGAGTAATGGTAGCGTGTCACTAGTAGTTGTAACAGGCGTTGATGAACTTCCGGATCAAGTCACTGCTAAATCACAGTCATTAAGTTCAGTCACCTTTAAAACGTATCAAGAAGTGGTAAACTTCGGTAAAGAAGATCCACTAGCGTTCACACCCTGTACAAAGGACAGTATCGGAACAATCAGCTACACCTCAGGAGTATCAGGCATACCCAAAGGAGTTATCGTAAAACATTTCCAACATGCATCTTTAGTCGTCATCGTTAACAGAATTGGTATCTTTACactaacaatttattacactattataataCTAACTACAACTAACTATAgcattaactatattactataataatgtcGTAGTGTGTGATCTTGAGAAGACTCAATTGGAGAATCCGAAGGTCCATCTGAGTTATTTACCGCTGTCGCACATGTTCGAGCGACTTTACATAGGCACGAGCATCATCGAAGGGAGCGTCATTGGTCTGTTTTCCGGAGATGTAAAGAACATTCTGGAAGACATTAAGGCGCTTAGGCCCAACGTGTTCCCCTCAGTGCCGAGACTATACATGAGAATTCACGACAAGATATTCTCGACAGTGTCTCAGAAGTCGTTTTTGATAAGGTCACTTTTCGGCTTGGGGCTTAGTCGTAAGCTGAAAAAAATCAGAAAAACAGGAGTTGTAACACATAGATTCTGGGATAAAATACTCTTCAACAAATTCAACACACTACTAGGTATTTTAACACAAGCCAAgatagtatattattactactaattcatattatatttgtacTAAATCATTATTAGGAGGAAGGGTTAATTGGATGTTGACTGGCTCGGCACCACTGTCCCCAAAGATATTTGATAACATTCGAGCGTTGTTCTCCATTCCACTCGTTTCAGTATGTTTTaatgatataaaattgtttttagGGTTATGGGTTAACTGAAACCTGTGCAGGAGCATTTCATACTGAAAGATATGAGCCTGATTCCACACACGTTGGAGGGCCAGTGCCCTGCATGGAATTCAGACTCAAATCATTACCAGactataattattacacaaCTGACAAGAATCCAAAGTATTACACTACTCTATAGCATAGAATACAGTtacaaatgataaatttagttaTCTATACAGTTAGAAATGGTAATTTTAGTTGTCTATACAGTTAGAAATGATagatttaattatttcgACGGTTAAATGTATGATACCAGCATTCTGTGTAAATCTGGAGAATAACTCTTTTGCATATGTTTATAGGGGTGAATTGTTGTTGAGAGGAAATAACATTGTGACTTCATACTTTAGTGATGATGTTACAAATAAGGAATCATTCGACGAGAACAAATggtttgtaaatttttgCATATTTGTATCAGGTTCTTAACTGGAGATATTGCGGAACTGTTACCCAACGGAGCTATTAGAATCATTGATCGTAGAAAGAATATCTTCAAGCTTTCACAAGTAAGAATTTGTTATCTTATAGTTTCTTTAGGGAGAATATATATCACCTGAAAAGATAGAATCGATTCTCAACACCGCCCCAATCCTATGCCAGTCATACGTCACAGGAAAATCACATTTCGTATCACATTATAACTACTCAgatatacacatatttagTTAACTATTAATGCTATACCTATATTAAccataatatattatattgtaaatagtataaataatggtaaatagtatattaagcGTGTTGTATAGTTAAATCCTGTGGCTGTGGTTGTTCCTGACGAATTGGAACTGGAGTTATGGTCTAAACGATACGGATTAGCAAATTTGGATAGGAAAGAACAATGCGAAGTCAAGCAATTAAAAGAGTTCATAGCAAAAGTATATTCTACTCATACTTCATTCATTCTatgattatttatattttcctTAATTAACCATACATTACCCATATATTATCATCAACAttgtataatgtgtaattattaGGAAATTGAAAAGGTATTTGAGAATAGTGATGTGAAGGGATTTGAGAAGATTAAGAACTTTTACGTTGAACACGAGTTGTTCTcaattgaaaataatttactaacCACTACAAGTAAACTGAAGAGATACAACCTATCAAAAGtgagttaaaataatataattttaattttagaaatatGCCGAACAAATCGACCGACTGAATGATGAATCTTAATctttttgtaaattatgtttatgatattttgtaaaattagtaaaatttggtaaaatatagttaagggAATGTTAAGGTTAAATAATAGAGTGATAATAAGGCTGTTTGGCCAGGATtcatttaactttttacaAGGCTTAATTAGCAGTGATTTGAGACTAGTTAAAGCAGATGAAACAAGGCCCGCGCTGTTCTTATCAGCCCAGGGGCACATTGTGGCGGAATCCCTAATTTTCACACACGAGGGAGATTATTACCTGGATTCCCTGAAAATTAATCataacaaaatattaaatatcatTAATAAGAGGAAATTGGCTTCAAAAGTGCAAACTGATACCACTGAATCCGAGGTGTACGTAAGCACATTGGATTCCGAgttttacacacattttaaaccaGGAAAAActaaagaaaataaaaaccTTATTAAGCTTTTGGATACTAGGAATCGATTATTCGGACATAGATACTACTGGATATCAAATAATACAGTTTGTGGACTTGATCAAGTTGAATCAAATAAGCTTGGTAATAATAACTTGGATAAAAATCAAGAGAACTTGAGTGTGTATGACAAACTGTTGCTgatgaataattatttgatggACTTGATGATGAATGAAGATGGGTTtgaaaagtataaattGATGCCATTTGACTTGAATCTTcagaattttaattatataagtaGTGATAAGGGTTGTTATGTAGGCCAGGAAATTATTAATCGCATTAATAATAAGgtgttaataaataaatataaactcTATATAGCAGTAAGTGATGACCTTAAAAATCAATTgaaaaatagtaataatagtatggaAATGAGTTTTTTAAACCAGTTACCTCTTTTAAACTCTGTTCAAAAGGCTTTTAGTGGTAATTTAGAAAATGgtataaattacaattttttcaaaacaTTTGAAAACTTGAGGATTGTTtcaaatgataatttatcattttcacCTGATGTAAAAGAGCTAATTAGTAATAAGAGGCTAATTCCAATCCTGTTTGATAACAAGTTTGGTTTTGTACTACTAAACCGCAACATACacttgaaaattttaactgtTGATGGTCATCAATACACactttataatatttaatgttctaatatgtataatgttaatagtCTGGAATATGCTGATTGAGTTTAGAATTATGAACTGTGTAAACTAttgtttataaaattattgtgtaaaGGTGTAGTCTCATTTTTTTCTACGTAAAAACCTATAAAGTAGTAGTGAACCGGACCCTTGTGAAATGGCATATAGACCATCGAGAAAGTTTTGGAAATTAAGTGTGAGTAAGTAGTCGGAAAGCAACAAATAGACGAGTAAGTACTTgtttttagttttaaaaagACCATAGAAAAGAACCTCTGCTTCAGGGTTACTAAAACAAGAAATGGCAGTTAAAGAACGAGAAAAGAAGTTAAAATCGAGAATCTGGTCAAAAATAACAGAATAAACAAAAGATAAAGCAGCGTTCAGCCAAAAAAGCTCAAGAGTAGATTTAGAACCGGAACGAAACTCTAAGTCCCTCATGGTTTTGTAAAGACTGAGTATATTCAGTAAAGCGTATCCATCAAATTTCCGAATAAGAAGGAGATTCAAGAACATCTTTACGGACTCCGTGATGTTCTTAGGAGGCATTTTATGAGGTAATCCAGACAAATCTATGCACTTCGTCCAAACAGCAGTTGAAAGACATAAAGAGGCTCCAGTAACGGCAAATGAAACAGGGTAACTCTTAACTTCATTTATAGCAGTGTTGTACAAGTCTTTAAGTTTTAATTTCGTTGCGTTCACTAATTCTTTACACCTtctattattaaaattttgctaaatcaatatataaataagattataaatactttaaagctaaaattaataagcaaataagtgtaaattaatagttaaataacCGATTTTAAAGTCTAACTAAAGGTAAAAAAAATACaggaaaataattgaaGGTTCTCTTATTATCCAAAACTGTGATGGAAAAGGAACTGCGAATCTAAAGTGTGTCgattgtaaattataaacttaCAGCACaaattagtattaatagAGGTAGgtatattgt harbors:
- the ACSL5 gene encoding AMP-binding enzyme family protein, whose amino-acid sequence is MNHLYSVALEGTEEEGYTPVYRNPDYKDRLLSCEDYFDGKIQTGWDIFNRGLTLSRNKPFLGSRVKNADGTFGEFKFMTYGEVEDQIKHFGSGLLNLDKFKEVFVKEENQMVKMLGIYSQNTVEWLITEQVCNGYNLTLVPLYDTLGEESLLYIINVTKLNVIVCDYKCSLKLLDLLPKSNGSVSLVVVTGVDELPDQVTAKSQSLSSVTFKTYQEVVNFGKEDPLAFTPCTKDSIGTISYTSGVSGIPKGVIVKHFQHASLVVIVNRIVCDLEKTQLENPKVHLSYLPLSHMFERLYIGTSIIEGSVIGLFSGDVKNILEDIKALRPNVFPSVPRLYMRIHDKIFSTVSQKSFLIRSLFGLGLSRKLKKIRKTGVVTHRFWDKILFNKFNTLLGGRVNWMLTGSAPLSPKIFDNIRALFSIPLVSGYGLTETCAGAFHTERYEPDSTHVGGPVPCMEFRLKSLPDYNYYTTDKNPKGELLLRGNNIVTSYFSDDVTNKESFDENKWFLTGDIAELLPNGAIRIIDRRKNIFKLSQGEYISPEKIESILNTAPILCQSYVTGKSHFLNPVAVVVPDELELELWSKRYGLANLDRKEQCEVKQLKEFIAKEIEKVFENSDVKGFEKIKNFYVEHELFSIENNLLTTTSKLKRYNLSKKYAEQIDRLNDES
- a CDS encoding Aminomethyltransferase folate-binding domain protein is translated as MLRLNNRVIIRLFGQDSFNFLQGLISSDLRLVKADETRPALFLSAQGHIVAESLIFTHEGDYYLDSLKINHNKILNIINKRKLASKVQTDTTESEVYVSTLDSEFYTHFKPGKTKENKNLIKLLDTRNRLFGHRYYWISNNTVCGLDQVESNKLGNNNLDKNQENLSVYDKLLLMNNYLMDLMMNEDGFEKYKLMPFDLNLQNFNYISSDKGCYVGQEIINRINNKVLINKYKLYIAVSDDLKNQLKNSNNSMEMSFLNQLPLLNSVQKAFSGNLENGINYNFFKTFENLRIVSNDNLSFSPDVKELISNKRLIPILFDNKFGFVLLNRNIHLKILTVDGHQYTLYNI
- a CDS encoding putative integral membrane protein; the protein is MVKLTIYLPLLILICAIRSSFSITVLDNKRTFNYFPQNFNNRRCKELVNATKLKLKDLYNTAINEVKSYPVSFAVTGASLCLSTAVWTKCIDLSGLPHKMPPKNITESVKMFLNLLLIRKFDGYALLNILSLYKTMRDLEFRSGSKSTLELFWLNAALSFVYSVIFDQILDFNFFSRSLTAISCFSNPEAEVLFYGLFKTKNKYLLVYLLLSDYLLTLNFQNFLDGLYAISQGSGSLLLYRFLRRKK